GTTGGAACCTCTCCTTCAAAATCATTGAaggataaatttaaattcttcaGGGAAAGTTTCTCCaagaaatttggaatttgacTAGACAAGTTGTTTCGAGAAAGATCCATGACTTGAATACCTCTTAAAGAACTCAAGTATATTGGAACTGCTCCTTGAAAGAAATTACCCTCCATATAAAGGTACTCAAGGCTTGTACAAGAGCCTAGGCTACTTGGAATTTTACTTGACAAATTGTTCTCAGATAAGTCCAACTCTACTAAATGGACAAGATTGCCAACCTCTGATGGTAGCAATCCAATGAAAAAGTTCCGACCTAAATTAAGTGAAATTGACAACGAGGAAATTCCAAAGAGTTGTTTTGGAAGGGTGCCGCTAAGGTTGTTTTGatacaaatttaacaacaacaaattttGGCAATTTTCTATACTTGATGGGATAGTTCCTTGCAATCTATTATTGTCTAAGTACAGATAATTTATCAATGATAGGTTTCCAAGGGTAATTGGTAACCTTCCTGAGAGTTTATTGTCACTTAAAACTAATCGTTGTAACTTATGAAGATTGCCAATCTCACTTGGGATTGTCCCAATTAATTTGTTACCATCCATCAATAAGTTGGTCAAGTTAACCAAATTACCCATCCTTGACTGATACTTTTCCCGTAAAACTGTTTTCTTCAATTAGGAAGAGTTCTAATTCTGAAGCATTAGATAAAGAGACCGGAAGAGATCCGGTAAATTGGTTTCGATCAATTTGAAACCACTGGAGACGAGGAAGGGTGAGAAATAAGTCTGAAGGAAGACTTCCACTAATCTCATTTTTGgccaatgaaaaaataattatagacGAAAGATTATATAAAGATGGAGGGACCAAACCAGAGAGTTTATTTCCACCCAGTCCAAGATATTTTAAGCTTTGTAACTGACCCAAGGCATCTGGAATATGTCCTCCCAAAACATTGTCAGCTGCAGATATAAGTTGTAGAGAGCTAAGGTTCCCAATGAAAGGTGGGATTCCTCCCATGAGATTGTTTGTGTCAAAAGAAAGAGACTTTAGCATTGACAAAGAAGCAAGCTGCTTTGGGATCGACCCTGAAAGGTTATTTCTAGCTACAGAAATGAAATTGAGGTTGGAACAATGGGAAAGGTTTGCAGGAATTTCCCCATCAAAGGAGTTATTGTACAACATCAATGCTCGCAACCTGTAGAGACGGCCAACTTCATCAGGAATTTTGTCTCCAATGGTGTTGTTTGCGAGCACGATTTGTCTAAGAAAGCTAAGGTTGCCTATGTATGGAGACAAAGAACCCACCAAATCTCTGGACCGCAGATCTAATATTGTGACTCTTCTATGCTTGCGGCCGCATGTCACACCTTCCCACTGGCAGAAATGGTTGGAATCATTCCATGAGCTGAGAATGTTTCTAGGGTCAAGTGTTATCTTACTCTTGAACGCCAACAAAGCTTGATGATCCGTTTCATTCCCACCAGCATAACTAGTGGTGCCAGTACTATCACCAAAAACAGCAAGTGTTTTTACATGCAGCAGTACCACGAACAATAGAAGGATCGCTTGGAAGTGAATTGAGCAAAGTAGACTCAGACTCATAGCTGCAACTGGAGATTTTCTTCCTTGCCTTTTCATTTCCATTCTGCGAGTTTTGTGTTGTATTTGACTAATTAAGGTGTCTGTAGAGGAAATTTTGCAGGAACAAGGTTTTCGTGATGACAAAATAGGCGTCTATTCTACAATATAATACACCATTTATGGGGATATGGTTGTTGCCTTGCTTTGACaatatatcaaaaacaaacaaaatagaaacCACATCAAAGACgcaaaagttgaaaaaaaataaaataaagtaggCGATTGCAGAAAACATGAAGAGAACGTGGTACCAAGTTTTCCCAATCCCTATAGGTTGGGCACTGTTTACAAAgggaaaatttcattttaaactgCATAGTTTATGGGATGTAAACATAAAATTTGTctcaagtaattttttttatgttatataatacattaaaaaagtttaataattgTTTTACTAAGCAGCTTGCTTTACATTTCAAGTGATAGATGGCATTGAAAGTTTTATTATTGCttttgcttctctctctctctcaacaattTAGGAACGTTGACGTGGAGACCATCTTCCTTTACATATGAGTAATCTTATAAATCGTCAcataataagttaaaaaatatagctTTCAAAATGTTTAGAGCTAAACTCTCTTCCATGATAAAAGATGTCAAGAAGAATCTCAATGGTACTAATATAGGACAAGTTGGTTTTATTCTAATATTGCTAAAGTAGGATTAGTTGAATTAACTTTCCATGAAGCCAATTCAATGCCTAGTCACAGACACACAATTTAAGCACAATAGCCTTGGACTCATTACTGCAAGTGATGATCCTTTCGTTTCCTTTTCATTTCCAATGTGGAAAGTTTGCCTTTGTGCTTGACAAAATTATTGCATTTATTCGGCAGAAATATTGGTGCACCATGGTCTTGATATtgacaaaaagaagaagtatttACGTCTCTATTTCTTGTCACCACataccaaaacaaacaaaaaagatagaGTTGTTGCCACGCAACTTGCTTAAATAAGATTAAAGATAATGCTGCCCATGTGCCATTGATTGTTGACATTGAAGACCAATCCTAGCCTACTTGAATTTTTGGTAtaattctaattgaattcctATTTCTTGTGCTAGTGTCTGtttagatttttctttcaattttttattaaaaaagtttaacaaaattaaCTTTTCTTTAAAAGAGTAAACCTTAATTACATAGTTGCAATACATTATTTTCTACAATTCAATTCAAACACTTtgtcattttaaatttaattaacattGAAAAGGattatactttttattattattattattattattattattattattattattattgagacgATAGAAATCCAATCCATGGCATTCACTTTAAAATGATTGTTATTTATCATAAAGTCAagaaataaattagtttttggtatatGCATGATTCAAACCTTAGATCTTTTATTCGAAAACAAAAGGCTACTTAAGTTTTATCCTTTTAAAAGCTAATTCTATTGTTTTATCACACATTTAGCAAATAAACTACCAAAAACATATCTTGTCTCATATTTAGCAAATAGGTGAAGTGCTCTTCGACTTGCTTTTTTGTTACTCTATGTGTGCCGCAACAATTAATATTTGTAAGACCTTTTGGCAGTATTGCACCTTTTTATTTGGTGCAAATTTGTTTAGTAGTTCTCTCTTTGGTTTGTACTTTATGGCAATTTGTATTTGGCCGTGATTTGGTTTGGGTTATGGAGAAATCTCTTTGAGGGTCTTAGTTCATTAGTACAAAAGAACCATAGCATTCCACAGTTACTTTTTAAATACTAAAGTACATTTTTGACACTTAAAGTTTgtggttatttttatttttgccttttatgtttcaaaattttcatgttgCTTCATCATGTTGCTCATAAATTGTCAGTGTCAccaaattattaacaaaattgtaaaacaaaattaaacatgatagatcaaaatgaaaattttgaaatgtaaatgTCCAAAATGACAATCCCAAacttaagataaaaaaaataaaaataaataaaaaattctttggtcttttttttttcaacataaaaaaaaaaaaatgatcatataCATTTGacattgaaaaatgaataattatcTCATCCTACAACAATAGATAGAATCCCCATATAAAAATACCACTAGATTGAGCACCAGTGATTTCACATCTGGTGAAAATCTTGGCCAGTTGATCAAAGTGGGTAGCTCCAATAGACCCATAGATTATGGAACAAATAGGGTGTGTAGGTCCAACCAACACACCACATATAGACGCGAAATCCCCCCACCCCCTCTCGTTACCGTAGGTGCTACTCTCACCCCACACTAATCACACCAAAGCTCCTAAATCCATCCCAAGCCCTTTCTTTCACCTCTCTTCTCCAATCCTCAATCAAACTTGCATTCCCCAAGCATTATGAAATGGGGGGTCTTTCCTTCACAAGGAATGGGAGACAAACGAAATTGAGTTACTGGATTCATTTAATAAATGTTCCCCCATTTTTAGAGTTTAGGAGCATAGATGGGATTCTGGTTCATTTGATTCGCTCTTGATTACAAGAAGCACAAAAGATAAAAACCAGGGGAAACTCAACTATATTTGATGCATTAGATATCTTTTTTGTCAAAGATAAGATATGGTTATGAGAACAGCactgcgtgtgtgtgtgtgtgtgtttggcatgAGATTTAACCTTTTGGAGCTTTTGAGCAAAGTCTCGTATAACacattgtcatttttatttaattgttctCAAGCGTGATTAGGTGactcaaaattttgtatttttgtgtgaACAATCATAAATCAACATAATAGCTATCTTCTCAACCAATagtaggattaaaaaaaataaaaaataaaaaattaaatcttacaTAATAGCCAAGAGTCTTATAATATAGCTCAACTTGTTGGCAACTGCCGATGTTTCAAAAACATCTAGGTTCAAATCCTCCCCCCCCAAAAGATTACAACTGCAAATGAAATTAGATAATTAATCTCCCTAACATGatatcaacaaaatcaaacacaaatagaagtttgaaggaaattattttgagATACTCACGCATATAAACTACAGATGTAAGACAGGGTATAAGAACAATATAAAATACTCCTCCATAAACTACTAGCATGTTTATCTAGAATGCAAGACGCGTCTTTCTATCCATTGTCAAACTTTATGAACCTGCAATTAGTTAATAGAATACaacataatgaagaaaatgtcaAAATAAAGAACTTAATACCAACATAAAGAGggtaaaaagtttgatttttgaccttttaaatatttgagaACATTGCGCTAAATCCTACCACCATGAAGAATGTCCTTGACCAAATGTAGCTCAGACAAGGCCTTGCTAATGTCCCATCGTTCTTGTGGCAACTCCATAGTGCATGCATCTCCGATCTTGACCAAGGATATTAAACACTCCTCTTTTTCATCAACATTGTTTAAAAGTTTTGGGTCTATAATCTCCATTACATGGTCAGGCAAGGCCATGCTAGCATAGTTGTGAAGGTTAAAGCCTCCTTCAAACATACTATTTGTGGGTCTCTTTCCCGTTATCACCTCTAACAACATGATTCCATAACTGTACACATCTCCTTTGGTTGACACCTCACTTCCTAGACCGTATTCTGTCATTCAAAATATTTGACATAGATAATATAGTTCATTACAATTTAGAAGCTCAAAAAACAATCATTGTAGATGTGGGAATGCatgtattaataataaaaagtttagTAAATTGTTGTTACCTGGAGGAGTGTACCCAATTGTTCCTCTTATTCCAATTGAGCTACTTTGTTTAGAATTTGTGAgttcaaaaagaaattttgcaaTCCCAAAATCTCCAACACGTGCATTCATATCACAATCAAAAAGAATGTTACTTGGCTTTAGATCACAGTGAACAATCGGCATTGGGCAGCGGTGATGTAGGTAATCAAGTGCACAGGCAACATCAGTGGCAATGCTTATTCTTTGAACAAGGTTCAAATTTTGTATCTCTACTTCCTCAACATCCATTTCCAAATCCATATGCAGCCAATTTTCTAGACTTCCATTGGGCATGAACTCATAAACTAGAGCCTTAAAATCATTGCCGTTAAAATCTATGCTTGAGCAAGAAGTTATGATCTTAACAAGATTTCGATGACGAATATTTTTCCAAGCTTCACACTCAGAGATGAAGCTCCTAGCAGCTCCTTGACGCTGAAGATTAAGTACCTTGACTGCAACAATTGATCCCTCCTCACCAAGGATGCCTTTATACACTAAGCCAAAACTACCAACACCAATCAAATTTGCTAAAGAGAACCCATTAGTTGCTTTATGGAGAGTTTGGTAAGAAACTTTCAAAAGTGATTTTCCCAATGAAGATTCTAAAGagttattctttcttttatttttgcgccaataaaataagaaatatgacATTGTAGTTACTACAAGAAGAACACATGCGACTGTAATTACCATTGTGAGTGCAAAAGACCACTtccttttcttcacttgtttagTTAAGCACCTAGGCAACTTGAGTTCTGAATTTCCCCCACAAACCCTACTATTTCCAACAACTGATATTGCTGTAGCATTTGAGAAAACTCCTTTTGCTGGAACCTTTCCTTGAAAATCATTGAAGGATAAATTCAGGAACCTTAGGCTAAGCTTCTCCaagaaatttggaatttgacCAGACAAGTTGTTTCTAGAAAGATCCATACCTTCAATACTTCTCAAAGAACTCAAGGATGTTGGAATCTCACCTTGAAAGTAATTTCCCTCCATGTTAAGGTGCTCAAGGCCAGTGCAAGAGCCTAGGCTGCTTGGAATTTCACCATACAACTTGTTCTCAGATATGTCCAAATCAACTAAATGGACAAGATTGCCAACCTCTGATGGTAAAGATCCAACAAAAAAGTTTTGAGCTAAACTAAGTGAAATTGACAGCATGGAAATTGCAAAGAGTTGCTTTGGAATAGTACCACTAAGATTGTTTTGAGCGAGATTTAATGCCAGCAAATTTTGGCAATTTCCAATACTTGAGGGTATAGTTCCTTGCAACCTATTATTTGCTAAAGACAGTATACTTATCATCGTTAAGTTTCCAAGGTTACTTGGTAACGTTCCAGAGAGTCGGTTATCATTTAAAAGTAAATTCTCTAACTTACGCATATTAACAATATCACTTGGGATCGTCCCAGTGAACTCGTCACCACCCATCTCTAACATGTTCAAGTTGACCAAATTTCCGAATCCTAAAGGGATCTGTccaaaaataaagttttgaCCCATCGAGAAAAAGTTAAGTTGGGTTGAAAAATTGCCCAAAACATTTGGCAACTTACCTTTGAATTGATTGTCCATGAAATTTAATTTCAGCAAGTTGCTACAATTGGCTAAAGATTGAAAGAAATCCATTTCATCTGCATCTCCACTTCCTAAATTATTTGATTGAATAAATAAACCCTCAAAACGTGGTAAGGCTCCAAAGTTGATCGATAATTTTCCCGTGAAATTGTTCTGATCAAGTTGGAGGCATCGTAGCTCTGAAGTATTAGATAATGAGACTGGAAGAGATCCAGTAAATTggggccaaaatgggcaaatgctcTTTTTTCGGAAATTAAACATCCTTGTGCCCTCATTCagaaactaaatagggaaatgcccctcttttgtaactcgagaatactaaaatcgagttatatgaaATACTCGATACTCCTATGATCGAGTTATATACAGGTTTTTCCCGCACtgctggcatttttttttttttttttaatctctacatAACTCGATTACTTAAAAATCGAGTTAGTTATGCTGTTATAAACCCTGATTTCGTACGGTCTTTGTGTCAGGTGGAGTGTTTCAATGTAACTCGATTTCTTTAATATCGAGTTATAAAGTATACTTGATATCTGTAAAGTCGAGTTATTCTCTTATAATTTCTGCACACCTTCTCCCACTCAGTGTGCCTTGCTCTCTGCTGAACTGAGGTCATCCTTTCTGCTGAACTGAGTTGGAACTCCTCCACAGATCAACAGCGGCTTTCAAActcaattgaaatttgtatCACCTCAGGTAAAAAATTCACATCACAATTTTAGGGcaatgttattttcatttgatattgtactaaattttgattttttaggttGAATGAATGTGAAGTAAGTACATTGGTGTGATTTTGATTATTTGTTGCAGTAAACGTTGGTCACAAGAGAATGAAATAATTTCTTTACTATAGcaacattttgtattgcacaTAATCATCATTGGTCAGACATTTACAACAACATTTAGTGTTGAAGAAAATGTGTAGACATTACCAACAATGTCTATTGTTTATGGTCAAATGTTGGTATTAGTgttagtatttcatttttagcatGCAATAGTACACAATTTTATGAATGTCTTTGTTGTGTACCATTCTATGCAGGATTACATTATTTAGCAACAGTTGATACACACTGTTAACTTGATCATTTGGTGTTATTGTATTCAGTGTCAATGTCTGGTTCTGGCAACCCACAACTCTATAGGCCTCATGATGTGTTCACTGCTATGGGTCGTTGTTGGGTATTGGAAGATGAGTTCAGCTATCCAATCAATCCGAATTTGCGAAATAGTGCTTACGTTCACAATACCATGAGATAGGAGTGGGCTTGGTTATTTCGTGAAcaacaaatgttttatgatgagttggttgGTTTTAAGTTGCCAGTGCCTCGGCGACTCGCATCACAGATGCCCAGAGACAGCATCGACGAACTTCGTAAAGCATTGAACcacataagaaaagaaaataatcgaATGAAGATACGTCTTAATCGATATCGGACCCAAGTCGAGATTCGAGAGTCAGTGCAGGAAGGGTGGTACGAGCATGCACAGTTCCTGCAATTACTTCTTGTTgatcccatttatcagtcaGACGTGGAGATGTCAGATGAAGAGTAATCGTGTTGTGTCGTGGTGTAATTAGATTTTGTTGGAGAACTATTTTGCTTAACTATGCGTTATATGTATGGTTGCATTTGTACTATGTAAACCTTATTATTGATTATGAGAAGCATGCACGTTATTTGTAATGTAGATTATTCTCACATAAGTCATAAAAGTCAAATATTCTCACAcatgatatttttcaataagCACGTACGACATAAcacagaaaacataaaataacttacaataacattattaacttaaccatagacataacacacacacaccacagTGGCATTCATTCTGATAGGTAGTCCTCGTAGTTGAGGACATTGTTACGTTCTGCCGGAGTGAGTTGCCTGTTCGTTGCAGCGGCTTGCTCCTCCGCCAATTGTAGCATATGATATCTGGACCTACGAAGTATCATAagattgttcttttttttttttttcgtcacTACACGCTCATATTGGTGCATGTTTTGTCGTGGCAGTGTGAGCGAGCTACGCTCGACAAGA
The Quercus lobata isolate SW786 chromosome 10, ValleyOak3.0 Primary Assembly, whole genome shotgun sequence DNA segment above includes these coding regions:
- the LOC115964798 gene encoding probable LRR receptor-like serine/threonine-protein kinase At3g47570 produces the protein MGGDEFTGTIPSDIVNMRKLENLLLNDNRLSGTLPSNLGNLTMISILSLANNRLQGTIPSSIGNCQNLLALNLAQNNLSGTIPKQLFAISMLSISLSLAQNFFVGSLPSEVGNLVHLVDLDISENKLYGEIPSSLGSCTGLEHLNMEGNYFQGEIPTSLSSLRSIEGMDLSRNNLSGQIPNFLEKLSLRFLNLSFNDFQGKVPAKGVFSNATAISVVGNSRVCGGNSELKLPRCLTKQVKKRKWSFALTMVITVACVLLVVTTMSYFLFYWRKNKRKNNSLESSLGKSLLKVSYQTLHKATNGFSLANLIGVGSFGLVYKGILGEEGSIVAVKVLNLQRQGAARSFISECEAWKNIRHRNLVKIITSCSSIDFNGNDFKALVYEFMPNGSLENWLHMDLEMDVEEVEIQNLNLVQRISIATDVACALDYLHHRCPMPIVHCDLKPSNILFDCDMNARVGDFGIAKFLFELTNSKQSSSIGIRGTIGYTPPEYGLGSEVSTKGDVYSYGIMLLEVITGKRPTNSMFEGGFNLHNYASMALPDHVMEIIDPKLLNNVDEKEECLISLVKIGDACTMELPQERWDISKALSELHLVKDILHGGRI